Part of the Paenarthrobacter sp. JL.01a genome is shown below.
GGATCAGTGTTCCTTTCCTGTGGCCACCGTGAGACCGGCCGGCCTGTTGTTCCAGCCTGTGTGGCTGACAGGAATTACTTTGCCGGGCCTGGATCAAGAACAAATCCTGCAAACCCGCAACACTTCCTCAGGAAAACCTCAAGAAAACCGCAGCACCATCAGCACCAGGTGAAACACCCATTTTGAGCCCTGGAACTGCACCGGGAACGGGCCGCCAGAGCGCTGTCCGCCGCATTGAATGTCAGGTGTTCAGCAGCCCAAGCACCGGCAAGGCAACCGCCGTCGACAAAGCCATTGCGGCAGTATTGCCGATCACCGGGTGGAATCCGGCCGGTAGCCGCGAGGAGATCGCCCGGGCGATAGGCGGGGCGAGCAGTGCCCCCAGCACTGCTCCGCCGATGATCCCCGTCCACGAACCTCCCGAGGCCAGGACGGCAGCAGGGGCCACCGACACCACGGATGCGTACGTCGCGGCCCAGCCCTCGTCCCGGTACCAGCGCCGCCACAGGACGACACCCACGGCTGAAGTCAGGGCTTGCGCGAACAGGATGTGGGGCAGCAACCCGGAACCGTACGACGGCAGTCCGGGATCGATCACGAATGCCGCGGACACACCCAGGATCACTCCCAGAGCGGCCAGTTCATTGGCGAAAAAGTGCGTTTCCGTGAAGTCCTTGAGGACGCGGCGTGCTGCCCGGACGGCGTCATTGAGGACAGGTCGTTCAGCGTCCGACGGCGGGTGGTCACCTGCCGTTGCTGGCTGCGTTTTCCGCAGGGCAAGCCAGGGCAAGTGCCGGGCAATCGAAAAGGCGATGGCCGAGCCAGTCGCCATTGCCAGGACGCAGCCGACCACAGGCGGCAAGCCCAACGGGGTGGACAAAACAGGGATGAAGAACAAGGCCAAGGGCGTCACGATGCCGGCTCCCAGTACCGCCCCTGTGAGACAGCTGCGCCATCCCCCACCGTAGAGGAGGACCATGGCGGGCGCGACGCAAACGAAAGGCACGAACGTCGGCTGCCAGCCGCCGTCGAGCATCCATCCGAACGCGAGGTTGGACAGCAGCAGGCTCAGGGAGGCAGCGCCCAGCGCCCAGGGCCAGAGCCCGGTGTCATAGGTCAGCGAGCCCGCCCACCTCTTGCCCGAACGGCCAATCCACCACGCCAACGCGGCGCCGGCGAGCAGCCCGAGTGCTGCCACCTCCGACTTATAGAAAAGGGGTTCGGTCATGTCTCCGAGGATCCGTCGCAGGCTGGAAAGCAGGGGGTCGTTGGGCACAGAGTGGGGCGAAACCGCCCCGGATGGCTGTTGCGCCAGGAAGTGCAGAACCAAGGACAACAGACCCACTGCCGCAGCCATGCCGAACGCCCCCAATGCTGTGCCGGCCGCGCCGTAAGCCTGCGTCGTTTCAGAAGCCAGGGTCGTTTCAGGGCCCTCTGTTTCAGGTGCTGAGGCGGCAGATGTGTCGGCTGAAGAGTGCGTCATTGGGGACCCTTGGCGTGCGGAAGCGTGGTGACTTCGAGTAGCGTAGCGAAACTGTCGACGGAGCCCGCAGTCGTCTCCCTACGGGGTATTTGTGACCGTAAAAAGCCCCCGGAAAGCAAGAAAAGGCCCTGGTCCGCGGCGCAAACCGCGGAGCCAGGGCCTTCCTGGAAAGCTAGGCCTTCTTGCGCGTCAGCAGTCCCCAGACGATGAGGACCAGCAACGATCCACCGATGGCAAGAAGCCACGTGGAAAGCGACCAGAACTGGTTGATGCCGACGTTGAAGAGCGCGCTGCCGATCCAACCGCCCAGGATGGCGCCGACGATTCCGAGCAGCAGCGTGGCGATCCAGCCACCGCCCTGCCGACCGGGTTTGATGGCCTTGGCGATGGCTCCAGCAATCAAGCCCAAAACAATCCAACCGATGATGCCCATTTTCCATTCTCTCTTTCTTAGGGAGGTCCCAGTCCGGCAGGAAGATGCATGCCGGACCTTGACCTGATTGATGGCTACCAGCTGAGTCGTCGGAACATTCCGATAACTTGGCTGGCAGACGGCCTGCCGGCAGGTTCAGGGTCGGTCATGGCATGAAGCACCATGGACCAGCGCCGCCGGACCGTGCCGGGAATTCGGGGTTCCCCGAGGGTCCTTGCAACCATGGACTCAAGGGGAGGGCCAGGAAATGCTTTCGTCCCGGTCAGGCACTCGAGGGCGACCAGACCGAGCGAATAGATATCGCTGGCAGCTGTGGACGTTCCGCCACGGACCTCTTCCGGGCTGAGGTAATGCGGGGTGCCGGAGGACGAGGACGCCGTGGAAGGACCACCGGTGATGGCGATGCCGAAGTCGGTCAACTGCGCTACGCCGGGGCCACCCGGATCGCTCGCGAAGTTCACCAGGATGTTGCCGGGCTTGACGTCGTTGTGAACAATTCCCTTGCGGTGGATGTAGGCGAGTGCCCGGGCAATGCCGCCCATCCACTCCGCTGTCTCACGCGGCGAGGCCGGCTGCTGGTGCAGGATGCTCCGCAGGTCCTTTCCTTCCACCAACTCCATCACCAGGAAGTTGCGGTTCCCCCCGCCGTGCTCTTCCCCGGTGGCGCCGGAATCGAGGACCCGGACGATGTTCTTATGTCGCAGGCGCCCATGGATACCCACTTCCCTGCGGAAGGGGACATCGCTGACGGGATCAGGGTTCCGGAAGATCTTGATTGCCACGGCATTGCCCGTGTGGAGGTCGAGCGCCTCTTTGACATAGGCTTCCGAGCCGCCACCCAGGGGGTCGGTCAGGCGATACCGGCCGGCAATCACTACTTCCGGCTGCGCCGCGGCTTCGCGTTGCAACACCACTTCCGGGTGCACAGCGCTTTGACTCGCGGCCCCGCGATCAGCGCGGACAGCCGCAACGTCGAGCGTTGTCATCCGAGGAGGGTTTCGATTTCGGCAGCAGGGACTCCTGCTACCTCTGCAAGGGCACGGGGGTTGACTCCGGCGTCAACGGCCTTCTTGAAGGCCAGTGCAAGGGTGTTCTGGGAGATGGCCAGCTCGTGCTGGAGGCTCTGCCTGCGAAGTGCCGCGATCCATACGGCGCTCACGGGATCCAGGGCATCAATGTCCATCCGGAAACCGCATCCGCAGGCCCATTCCGGCCAGATGGGTTCCACCGAGACCCACTTCATTGCGTCGTAGGCCGGCCCGGCGGAGATAGCCATGTGCGACCCGCAGTGCACTGGTCCCATGGGAACCAGTTGATCCGTGAGAACTTCCACGGCGGTTTCAGCCGCTGGTGCGGAGCTTGGTTCACGCAGCGAAACTGTCATCGTTCTTCCACACATTCACTAGTAAGTAGCTTGGCTATCTAGTTATATGTGTACTTATGAATAATGTCCAGTCCGACCTCCTCACTCAGGCCCGCTTCCCGTCATGCAGCAGCGATGCCGTCGATCGCCTTTCTCATACGCCGGAGGAACTCCACTACCACCGCAGCATCCTCGCCGCTCAGCGATTCAGCGGCGTCCATCATTCGGGCATGCATCTCCCCCAGCGTGCTGCGCACCTCCTGGTCCGAGCCGGGGGTGGGGCGCAAAATGAGGGCGCGCCGGTCGGTCGGATGGGGCTCCCTGACCACGTATCCCGACCTCACCAAACGATCGACAAGCGAAGTCATCGAAGCGGACGTTACGCCGAGCCGGACAGCCAGCTCCTTAGGCCCGACCTCGCGGCCGGCACGCTGGGCTTCAAGAAGGTACCGCAAAGCCAGCAGGTCGGTTTCGCCCATTCCCATGGATGCGCGCGTCCGGCGCCGCATCTCCGCTTCTGCGGTCCGGTAGTCCCTGAGCGCATTCAGGACGTCCACAGCGCCCATCTGCTTGCGGCTCTCCAGCCCGTACCAATAGCCCTGACGTTCACTTATATCGGTCATCACCAGTCCTTTGGTAGACATGTATCTCGCTTGTCTAACCAATTAATACTAGACGATGTATTGGTTTATGGCTGGTCGAGTGACCAACGCAACTCGGTCAGGAGGCGGCGCGACGAATTCCTGCACGGTGCCAGAGGGCCGGAGCCACCACCACGGCCGCACCGACGGCGGCACCAATGACGGTCTCGACAATCCGGTCGCGCAGCAACAGAGCGGGATCCACCGGAGCAGCCAGAAGCGTGGCGAACAACGCCAGCGGCGTCACGAACACCTGCGCCACGAGGTACTGGCGGGCGATGAACATTTCCGCACCAAACTGGCACACCGCAATCACCAGGACCATGACCCACGGCGCGGGATTCAGCCACAGAATGCCGGCCAGCAGCACGAGCCCAAGCACAGTACCCGCAATTCTTTGGATGCCGCGGCTGACCCTGTGCCGGGTTGAGTGGCCCACCAGGGGAACCACCGCCGCAACCATTGCCCAATACGTGTGACCGAAGCCGAGCCGCTCCCCCACCAGCGTCGCGATCGTTCCCGCCAGGCCGGCAGCCACCAGATAACCGCCGCCTTCCAACCAGATCGCCCTGCGCTCGGCGGGGATGTGCCGAATCGGCGGCGGACGTTTCCACGGAGTTCTGTGACTCTTGACCACGCGGGCCGACATGCCGATCGCAAGGCAAAGAACCGTGGTCCCCACAGCAACCAGAAGGGCTTCCCCAAGCGGGGGCTGGGCCGGGATCGAGGCGATGGCGGCGAAGGCGAAGATGTGAAAGAGCGAGCCGCCCGGCCGCAAACGCCATGCAGCCACCACCACCGAACACCCGCCCGCAACCAGGGTTGTGGCAGCGGTCAGAAGCCATGAATACGTCACACCTTCGATGCCCCAGGAATGAGCAAGCCGGGCGGTCAACGTCGCCAGGAGAATGACGAAAAGCATGAAGCCACCGGCCCGCAACTGACTCCGGAACCGGACGCTATGGGGTTCGTTGCGCCCATAAATACCCGTAAAGGCACCAAACGAGGCAAACACTGCGAGGTCCAGGCGGCCGATCAGCATCAGCGTGATCAGCGGGACGAACACACCTACTGCGCAGCGGAGGGCGGGATGGTGGTCCTTGTTTCCAGGACCCATCGTGAACATTTCCGCTACAGCCTTCAAGGGGCGGCTCGCCTTTCGTCGCAGGATCAAACGTACGACGGCGGCGCTGGCGTCCGCTCTCAAGGTTACGCCCGGGCTGCTGGGCTACTGCGGCTTATGGGGAAGATAGTGCCCCACGTCACCTAGAAGCGAGACGGAGTTCCTGACACCGGACCGGTACCCAGCGGATTGGCCGCCACGTCAGTCAGCTGTCCAACCGGAGTGTAAACGGCTGGGAACTGGTTGCGGCTGGCGTTGCTCGGAGTTCCCGTCACAGTTGATCCCAGGGTGACGGTCAGCGTCTTGCTCGTCGGGTTCCATACCAGCTTGGAGTCGCCCGAGTAAGTCAGGACCGTGGAGCCATTGTTGTACGAGGCTCCAAGCGTCACGCTTCCGACCGATGAGGATGCGCATCCGGGAGTGGACAAGGTCATCACGCTGCCCGTCGAGATATTGACCTTGACTTGGCTGTCACCACTCAGGGTCTGGCCAGTGTTGCTGGTCCACGTACTGCAGATGGTACTGGCCGTGAGTGGCTCGGAGAATGTGATGGTCACAGTGTCGCCCGTGTCGATCTTGCCCACTGTGCCGCCGGTGCCATTGCCAAGCTGGACGTTTGTCACAGTCGGGGCTGTCGCATCCTTGGACGACGTCGCCGTTCCGGCGATGCTGACGTTTCCGGCCGCGTCCGTGGCTTTGGCCGAGTAGTTGATGGTGCCGTCGGCAAAGGTCCTGACATCAACGGGCGAAGCCGTCCAGTTCCCTGAACCATTCACCGCCAAGGTCTGCGA
Proteins encoded:
- a CDS encoding serine/threonine-protein kinase; amino-acid sequence: MTTLDVAAVRADRGAASQSAVHPEVVLQREAAAQPEVVIAGRYRLTDPLGGGSEAYVKEALDLHTGNAVAIKIFRNPDPVSDVPFRREVGIHGRLRHKNIVRVLDSGATGEEHGGGNRNFLVMELVEGKDLRSILHQQPASPRETAEWMGGIARALAYIHRKGIVHNDVKPGNILVNFASDPGGPGVAQLTDFGIAITGGPSTASSSSGTPHYLSPEEVRGGTSTAASDIYSLGLVALECLTGTKAFPGPPLESMVARTLGEPRIPGTVRRRWSMVLHAMTDPEPAGRPSASQVIGMFRRLSW
- a CDS encoding GlsB/YeaQ/YmgE family stress response membrane protein — translated: MGIIGWIVLGLIAGAIAKAIKPGRQGGGWIATLLLGIVGAILGGWIGSALFNVGINQFWSLSTWLLAIGGSLLVLIVWGLLTRKKA
- a CDS encoding Ig-like domain-containing protein translates to MSKDRQPSRITMGRWNRFMVIVLGMLLISFAGPAASAFWGSVSSGFGAAKADSVAQGAKPTTIVTGTTVTVNWAASTTAAGKSVTGYSIGRYSSLSGGTRMAATGTCQGTISALSCTESNVPAGTWYYAVTPMLSLWQGAESVRSAGTTPVTDTTPPNAPVVSAVTVINAALADKVPVSGTAEANSSVTLTVSGTGGQPISQTLAVNGSGNWTASPVDVRTFADGTINYSAKATDAAGNVSIAGTATSSKDATAPTVTNVQLGNGTGGTVGKIDTGDTVTITFSEPLTASTICSTWTSNTGQTLSGDSQVKVNISTGSVMTLSTPGCASSSVGSVTLGASYNNGSTVLTYSGDSKLVWNPTSKTLTVTLGSTVTGTPSNASRNQFPAVYTPVGQLTDVAANPLGTGPVSGTPSRF
- a CDS encoding MarR family winged helix-turn-helix transcriptional regulator translates to MSTKGLVMTDISERQGYWYGLESRKQMGAVDVLNALRDYRTAEAEMRRRTRASMGMGETDLLALRYLLEAQRAGREVGPKELAVRLGVTSASMTSLVDRLVRSGYVVREPHPTDRRALILRPTPGSDQEVRSTLGEMHARMMDAAESLSGEDAAVVVEFLRRMRKAIDGIAAA
- a CDS encoding FUSC family protein codes for the protein MKAVAEMFTMGPGNKDHHPALRCAVGVFVPLITLMLIGRLDLAVFASFGAFTGIYGRNEPHSVRFRSQLRAGGFMLFVILLATLTARLAHSWGIEGVTYSWLLTAATTLVAGGCSVVVAAWRLRPGGSLFHIFAFAAIASIPAQPPLGEALLVAVGTTVLCLAIGMSARVVKSHRTPWKRPPPIRHIPAERRAIWLEGGGYLVAAGLAGTIATLVGERLGFGHTYWAMVAAVVPLVGHSTRHRVSRGIQRIAGTVLGLVLLAGILWLNPAPWVMVLVIAVCQFGAEMFIARQYLVAQVFVTPLALFATLLAAPVDPALLLRDRIVETVIGAAVGAAVVVAPALWHRAGIRRAAS